The Gillisia sp. Hel_I_86 genome has a segment encoding these proteins:
- a CDS encoding Fur family transcriptional regulator gives MTKSIENLLEQKKIRPTAMRILIFKFLYNQEVATSLTDIENAFEKSDRTTLYRTLKTFEENGVVHKIDDGSGVTKYALCEENCNCEVETDLHLHFHCNQCGETVCLTNHKIPHINLPEGFSAEDVNLVVKGVCDKCQNIL, from the coding sequence ATGACAAAAAGCATCGAAAATTTATTGGAGCAAAAGAAAATAAGGCCCACAGCCATGCGGATTCTTATTTTTAAGTTTTTATATAATCAGGAAGTAGCTACAAGTCTTACGGATATTGAAAATGCTTTTGAAAAATCTGATAGGACCACTTTATATAGAACGCTTAAAACTTTTGAAGAAAATGGGGTGGTGCATAAAATTGATGATGGTTCCGGGGTAACAAAATATGCCTTATGCGAGGAAAATTGCAACTGCGAGGTAGAAACAGATCTTCACCTACATTTCCACTGCAATCAGTGCGGGGAAACTGTTTGTTTAACGAATCATAAAATTCCGCATATCAATTTGCCCGAAGGGTTCAGCGCAGAGGATGTTAATCTTGTGGTAAAAGGGGTTTGTGATAAATGCCAAAATATACTCTAA
- the pgi gene encoding glucose-6-phosphate isomerase: protein MQNIDPTTTLAWGKLQQHFEEIKEIKMQQLFSEEPQRFNDFSIHWEDFLVDFSKNRITRKTQELLLELAEECGLEEAINSYFGGESINRTENRPVLHTALRAKDSECVRVDGENVIPEVFEVKAKMEAFSNAIISGNTKGYSGKKFTDIVNIGIGGSDLGPAMVTEALGFYKNHLNIHYISNVDGDHVHEILKPLNPETTLFVIVSKTFTTQETLSNAITSRKWFLDSAPQEAVQKHFVAVSSNVEKVQDFGISKGNIFPMWEWVGGRFSLWSAVGLSVSLAVGFTKFNELLEGAHKMDVHFKKEPFIKNIPVQLALLSVWYNNFFKAESEVVIPYSQYLQKLPSYLQQAIMESNGKSIDRNGNPVGYETGNIIWGEPGTNSQHAFFQLIHQGTKLIPADFIGFKKSLFGDKGHHDKLMANYFAQTEALLKGKSQDEVKKELSKQGLKLEQIETLLPFKVFEGNKPTTSLLIEKLTPGSIGKLIAMYEHKIFVQGVIWNIFSYDQWGVELGKQLASKILKEINASDVSNHDDSTNNLLNSYLKK from the coding sequence ATGCAAAATATAGATCCTACTACCACCCTCGCTTGGGGGAAACTGCAACAACATTTCGAAGAGATAAAAGAGATTAAAATGCAGCAGCTTTTTTCTGAAGAACCGCAACGTTTCAACGATTTCAGCATCCATTGGGAAGATTTTTTAGTCGATTTCAGCAAAAATAGAATCACTCGAAAAACGCAAGAACTTTTGTTGGAACTTGCAGAAGAATGTGGTTTGGAAGAAGCGATCAATTCATATTTTGGAGGAGAAAGCATCAATAGAACCGAGAACAGACCTGTGCTACATACTGCTCTACGAGCGAAGGACTCAGAGTGCGTACGTGTTGATGGAGAAAACGTGATTCCTGAAGTTTTTGAGGTGAAAGCCAAGATGGAAGCATTTTCCAATGCTATTATCTCCGGAAACACAAAAGGGTATTCTGGCAAGAAATTTACAGATATAGTTAATATTGGAATTGGCGGTTCAGATCTTGGTCCTGCCATGGTTACCGAAGCACTTGGATTTTACAAAAACCATTTGAACATTCATTATATCTCCAATGTAGATGGGGACCATGTTCATGAAATATTAAAGCCACTAAATCCAGAAACCACCCTATTTGTAATTGTTTCCAAAACTTTTACTACTCAGGAAACCTTGAGCAATGCAATCACCTCTAGAAAGTGGTTTTTGGACTCGGCACCTCAAGAAGCTGTTCAAAAGCATTTTGTTGCTGTTTCCTCGAATGTCGAAAAAGTGCAAGATTTTGGAATTTCTAAAGGAAACATATTCCCAATGTGGGAATGGGTTGGAGGGAGGTTTTCGTTGTGGAGTGCTGTAGGTTTATCTGTAAGCCTGGCAGTAGGATTCACTAAATTCAATGAACTTCTGGAAGGTGCACATAAAATGGATGTGCACTTTAAGAAAGAACCTTTTATTAAAAACATCCCTGTTCAGCTGGCTTTGTTGAGTGTTTGGTACAACAATTTCTTTAAGGCAGAGAGCGAAGTGGTCATCCCTTATTCTCAATATTTACAAAAACTGCCGAGTTACCTTCAGCAAGCAATTATGGAGAGCAATGGTAAAAGTATAGATAGAAATGGGAATCCTGTTGGTTATGAAACCGGTAACATCATCTGGGGAGAGCCTGGCACCAATTCCCAACACGCATTTTTTCAACTAATTCATCAAGGCACAAAATTGATCCCAGCCGATTTCATTGGTTTTAAAAAATCCTTATTTGGTGATAAAGGGCATCATGATAAATTAATGGCCAATTATTTTGCGCAAACAGAAGCACTCTTAAAGGGGAAATCCCAAGATGAGGTAAAAAAGGAATTGAGCAAACAAGGCCTGAAATTAGAACAAATTGAAACTTTACTTCCATTTAAAGTCTTTGAAGGGAACAAGCCCACAACGTCGCTTTTGATCGAGAAGTTGACTCCGGGGAGTATAGGAAAATTGATCGCCATGTATGAGCACAAGATATTCGTTCAAGGAGTGATCTGGAATATATTTAGTTACGATCAATGGGGAGTTGAGTTGGGAAAACAATTGGCTTCAAAAATTTTGAAAGAAATTAATGCCTCTGATGTTTCAAACCATGATGATTCTACAAACAATTTGTTAAATTCCTACTTAAAAAAGTAG
- a CDS encoding M23 family metallopeptidase, with product MKNIKYLLLLSVALSACNNDEEAKNEITEVKVEEAVPVIEEYGFVLHDFEVVRDTIQSGDSFGEILDAHGVSRSKVFEITEQVSETFNPKRLVVGKPYIILKAKDAAQTPEYFIYENDRIDYTVVNIGKNIAAFKSQKPVTIKRKTVSGVIVSNLSEAMSNQGLSVLLSHELSSIYQWSIDFWKLQKGDQFKMVYNERYINDSIYAGIENIEGAVFVHQGKPYYAFDYMADPEKGESDFYDEEARPLQSFFLKAPLNFSRISSRFSGNRYHPVQKRWKAHKGTDYAAPHGTPIWSTANGTVIAASYTGGNGNYVKVKHNDTYTTQYLHMSKRNVRVGQRVKQGDIIGYVGSTGLATGPHVCYRFWVRGKQVDPFRQNLPAAEPIADNIKEDYFAAIKPVRTKLDKIPFKEI from the coding sequence TTGAAGAATATAAAATACTTGCTATTATTGTCAGTTGCATTATCTGCTTGCAATAATGACGAAGAGGCTAAAAATGAAATAACCGAAGTTAAAGTAGAAGAGGCTGTTCCCGTGATTGAGGAATATGGATTTGTACTTCATGATTTTGAAGTTGTGCGGGACACGATACAATCTGGAGATAGTTTTGGTGAAATATTGGATGCACATGGGGTAAGCAGATCTAAAGTTTTTGAAATTACCGAACAGGTAAGTGAAACCTTTAATCCAAAAAGATTAGTAGTGGGGAAGCCTTATATTATCCTGAAAGCAAAAGACGCTGCTCAAACTCCCGAATATTTTATTTATGAGAACGACAGAATTGACTACACCGTTGTTAATATTGGAAAAAACATAGCGGCATTCAAATCCCAGAAGCCGGTTACCATCAAAAGGAAAACCGTTTCGGGGGTGATTGTTAGCAATCTATCTGAAGCTATGTCCAACCAGGGCTTGAGCGTATTGTTGTCTCATGAGCTAAGCAGTATCTATCAATGGAGCATCGATTTCTGGAAGCTTCAAAAAGGAGATCAGTTTAAAATGGTGTATAATGAACGCTATATAAATGATAGCATATATGCCGGAATAGAAAATATTGAAGGCGCTGTTTTTGTACACCAAGGCAAACCATATTATGCCTTCGATTATATGGCAGATCCGGAAAAAGGCGAATCCGACTTTTATGATGAAGAGGCTAGGCCTTTACAGAGTTTCTTTTTAAAAGCGCCATTGAATTTCAGTAGAATTTCTTCAAGATTTTCGGGAAATAGATACCATCCTGTTCAAAAAAGATGGAAAGCCCATAAAGGAACAGATTATGCCGCCCCACACGGAACACCTATCTGGTCTACCGCCAACGGAACCGTAATTGCGGCCAGTTATACGGGCGGGAATGGAAATTATGTAAAAGTAAAACACAACGATACCTATACCACACAGTATTTACATATGTCCAAACGAAATGTTAGGGTTGGCCAACGGGTAAAACAAGGAGATATTATTGGATATGTGGGAAGTACGGGGCTTGCCACGGGACCTCATGTTTGTTACAGGTTTTGGGTACGAGGGAAACAAGTAGATCCTTTTCGCCAGAACTTACCGGCAGCAGAACCTATAGCAGATAATATAAAAGAAGATTATTTTGCCGCTATTAAACCGGTGAGAACAAAATTAGATAAAATTCCATTCAAAGAAATTTAG
- a CDS encoding tryptophan 2,3-dioxygenase family protein, with protein MNEIKPGIAERILLLEEKFKNSGQDMGSYLDGLLYDNYLTYWDYISLDTLLSLQNPKTHFPDEEIFVTYHQITELYFKLILHEQKQIIAEANLTASYFIEKVTRLNRYVRILINSFDVMIKGMERGQFLKFRMALLPASGFQSAQFRMIEINATPLQHLIPFKERHNFSSESNIEELYKNIYWKKGGIDLTTGEKTLTLKQFELRYTPRFLRIAKDVRGKTLYHQYLQLPEDEKNNPVLIEGLRNFDTNININWLLMHMGAAHRYLNKDNKTISATGGTNWKEFLPPSFQKNSFFPNLWSPEEFDNWGKEWVEHNFNTQKQH; from the coding sequence ATGAACGAAATCAAGCCCGGGATTGCTGAGAGAATTTTATTGCTTGAAGAAAAATTCAAGAATTCTGGTCAGGATATGGGTTCTTATCTAGATGGGCTTTTATATGATAATTACCTTACCTACTGGGACTATATCAGCCTAGATACTTTGTTGAGCCTACAAAATCCTAAAACCCATTTCCCAGATGAGGAAATATTTGTCACTTATCACCAAATTACAGAGTTGTATTTTAAGTTGATTTTGCATGAGCAAAAGCAAATAATTGCTGAAGCGAATTTGACCGCTTCCTATTTTATTGAAAAAGTAACCCGCCTTAACAGGTATGTTCGAATCCTTATAAATTCTTTCGATGTAATGATCAAGGGGATGGAACGAGGACAATTCCTTAAATTTAGAATGGCATTATTGCCAGCCAGCGGATTCCAATCGGCACAATTTCGAATGATCGAGATCAATGCAACGCCACTACAGCATTTAATTCCTTTTAAAGAGCGGCATAATTTTTCTTCAGAAAGTAATATCGAAGAGCTTTACAAGAATATTTATTGGAAAAAAGGTGGAATAGATCTTACTACCGGAGAAAAAACCCTCACCCTTAAACAATTTGAACTTCGGTACACCCCAAGATTTTTGAGAATTGCCAAAGATGTAAGAGGAAAAACATTGTACCATCAATATCTGCAACTTCCGGAGGATGAAAAAAACAACCCTGTTTTAATAGAAGGCTTGCGAAATTTCGACACCAATATTAATATTAATTGGTTGTTAATGCACATGGGGGCAGCGCACAGGTATCTCAATAAGGACAATAAAACCATTTCTGCTACGGGGGGAACCAATTGGAAAGAATTTTTACCGCCAAGTTTTCAGAAAAACAGTTTTTTTCCTAATCTTTGGAGTCCAGAAGAATTTGATAATTGGGGCAAAGAATGGGTGGAACACAATTTTAATACACAAAAACAGCATTGA
- a CDS encoding homogentisate 1,2-dioxygenase, whose translation MPFYHKLGKIPHKRHTVFKKPEGSLYHEQLFGTIGFDGMYSNLYHEHRPTQVKEIKGNYSVKPKISNANNIKSYRFKGFQIVPHPDYLESRKVMLTNSDVDIALAAPQQSTQDYFYKNADADELLFIHKGSGKLRTHLGNLDFKYGDYLLIPRGVIYKLDFDDENNRLFIVESRRPIYTPKRYRNHFGQLLEHSPFCERDLRQPYELETNDEKGDFLIKVKKQGEIFDMIYATHPFDVVGYDGYNYPYAFSIHDFEPITGRIHQPPPVHQTFETDAFVVCSFCPRKYDYHPESIPAPYNHSNIDSDEVLYYVDGDFMSRNDIEAGHISLHPAGIPHGPHPGAVERSIGQTETEELAVMVDTFKPLMVTEAAMEIADDTYHKSWLDH comes from the coding sequence ATGCCATTTTATCATAAGCTCGGGAAGATTCCACATAAGCGCCACACTGTTTTCAAAAAACCAGAGGGCAGCTTGTACCATGAACAACTTTTTGGGACTATAGGTTTCGATGGGATGTATTCAAATTTATATCACGAACACAGGCCTACACAGGTAAAGGAAATTAAAGGAAATTATAGCGTTAAGCCGAAAATTTCAAATGCAAACAATATAAAATCTTATAGATTTAAAGGATTTCAAATTGTTCCACACCCGGATTATCTGGAAAGCAGAAAAGTGATGCTAACCAATAGCGATGTGGATATCGCGTTGGCGGCACCGCAACAATCCACGCAAGACTATTTTTATAAAAACGCAGATGCAGACGAGCTCCTTTTTATTCATAAAGGGAGCGGAAAACTAAGAACCCATTTAGGAAACTTGGATTTTAAATATGGGGATTATTTATTGATTCCTCGGGGTGTAATTTATAAGTTGGATTTTGATGACGAAAACAACCGTCTTTTTATAGTAGAATCCAGAAGACCTATTTATACCCCTAAAAGATATAGAAACCATTTTGGACAATTATTGGAACATTCCCCATTTTGTGAGCGCGATCTAAGGCAGCCTTATGAATTGGAAACCAATGATGAAAAAGGGGATTTTTTGATCAAGGTTAAAAAACAAGGAGAAATCTTCGATATGATCTATGCAACGCATCCCTTTGATGTTGTTGGGTATGATGGCTATAACTATCCGTATGCATTTTCCATACATGATTTTGAACCAATTACAGGAAGGATACATCAACCGCCACCGGTGCATCAAACTTTTGAGACCGATGCCTTTGTGGTTTGTAGTTTTTGCCCTAGAAAATACGATTATCACCCAGAAAGTATTCCTGCGCCATACAATCATAGCAATATAGACAGCGATGAGGTGTTGTATTATGTAGATGGGGATTTTATGAGCCGGAACGATATTGAGGCAGGTCATATTTCGTTACATCCAGCCGGAATTCCCCATGGACCACACCCGGGAGCAGTAGAACGCAGCATAGGGCAGACAGAAACAGAGGAACTGGCAGTGATGGTAGATACGTTCAAGCCTTTAATGGTTACAGAAGCGGCTATGGAAATTGCAGATGATACCTATCATAAATCTTGGTTGGATCATTAA
- a CDS encoding heavy metal translocating P-type ATPase — protein MPSEKIVLEDVTQDCCGSCESTSTRSKLKIYSPVLFSFSMLTIGLMIDNLLETSFFDGWFRIVWYVLAYLPVGYPVLMLGIKNILKGNFFTEFFLMAIASIGAFAIGEYPEGVAVMLFYAVGELFQNSAVTRAKSNIKALLDVRPNEALVYRKNNYLSVHPESVEIGEKVQVRVGEKIPLDGVLLSEKGSFHTAALTGESKPNTLTKGEKVFAGSINLNGVIEIETTKEFKDSSIARILDMVQNATKRKSKTELFIRKFARIYTPVVVFLAIALTFLPYFIVENYEFQDWLYRALIFLVISCPCALVISIPLGYFGGLGAASKNGILFKGASYLDAMTKVNTVVMDKTGTVTKGVFKIKEIKSIGLEEAEFMKYLMSMEEQSTHPIAKAIMEYKTDGHNYGASNVSEIAGKGLKGTVNGKMVLVGNKVLMTSNNIEVPAETDNIVESIVMVSMENKFAGYVIIADELKEDAHEAIKKIRESGITKIIMLSGDKDSITQQVARELGIDMAKGGLLPEDKLKEVEEIKKQLGPKVAFVGDGINDAPVLAVSDVGIAMGGLGSDVAIETADVIIQTDQPSKIARAIKIGRSTRKIVWQNIGLAFGVKIIVLILGAGGLATMWEAVFADVGVALLAILNAIRLQKMEWK, from the coding sequence ATGCCTAGTGAAAAAATTGTTTTAGAAGATGTAACTCAAGATTGTTGCGGATCTTGTGAATCCACCTCTACAAGATCAAAACTCAAAATTTATTCGCCTGTCCTTTTCAGTTTTTCAATGCTAACGATAGGTTTAATGATCGATAATTTATTGGAAACCAGCTTTTTTGATGGTTGGTTTAGAATTGTTTGGTATGTTTTGGCCTATCTCCCTGTAGGCTATCCTGTATTGATGCTCGGGATAAAAAACATCTTGAAAGGGAATTTTTTCACTGAATTTTTCCTGATGGCCATTGCCAGTATTGGTGCATTTGCTATTGGTGAATATCCAGAAGGTGTTGCTGTGATGCTCTTCTATGCCGTAGGCGAGCTGTTTCAAAATTCAGCCGTGACTCGGGCGAAAAGCAATATAAAAGCCTTGTTGGATGTAAGGCCCAATGAGGCACTGGTATATCGTAAGAACAATTACCTATCAGTACATCCAGAAAGCGTTGAAATTGGAGAAAAAGTACAGGTCCGGGTTGGCGAAAAAATTCCTTTGGATGGTGTTTTGCTTTCTGAAAAAGGTTCCTTCCACACCGCAGCCTTAACAGGTGAAAGCAAGCCTAATACCCTAACAAAGGGCGAAAAAGTATTTGCAGGAAGCATTAATTTGAATGGGGTAATTGAAATTGAAACTACTAAAGAGTTTAAGGACAGTTCTATCGCCAGAATTCTTGATATGGTGCAAAATGCCACCAAAAGAAAATCCAAAACCGAATTGTTCATTCGGAAATTTGCGAGAATTTATACGCCCGTAGTGGTGTTTCTTGCTATTGCCTTGACGTTTTTACCTTATTTTATCGTAGAAAATTATGAGTTTCAAGATTGGTTATACAGGGCATTGATTTTCTTGGTTATTTCTTGTCCGTGTGCGTTGGTTATCTCGATTCCGCTGGGTTATTTCGGCGGCTTGGGAGCTGCTTCCAAAAATGGAATTCTGTTTAAAGGCGCATCATATCTAGATGCAATGACCAAGGTAAATACGGTGGTGATGGATAAAACCGGAACTGTTACCAAAGGTGTTTTCAAGATCAAGGAAATAAAATCCATTGGTTTGGAGGAAGCTGAATTCATGAAATACCTCATGTCGATGGAAGAACAATCCACCCATCCCATTGCAAAGGCGATTATGGAATATAAGACCGATGGCCATAATTATGGGGCTTCAAATGTTTCCGAAATTGCAGGAAAAGGATTGAAAGGGACCGTGAATGGTAAAATGGTTTTAGTTGGAAACAAAGTTTTGATGACTTCAAACAACATTGAAGTGCCGGCAGAAACAGATAATATAGTGGAATCAATAGTCATGGTGTCTATGGAAAACAAATTTGCTGGATATGTAATTATAGCAGATGAATTGAAGGAGGATGCGCATGAAGCCATTAAAAAAATCCGGGAATCGGGTATTACCAAAATTATAATGCTCTCTGGCGATAAGGATTCCATAACGCAACAAGTTGCAAGAGAATTGGGGATCGATATGGCAAAAGGTGGTTTGCTTCCAGAAGATAAATTGAAAGAAGTAGAAGAAATAAAGAAACAGTTAGGACCAAAAGTGGCTTTTGTGGGAGATGGTATAAACGATGCCCCCGTGCTTGCCGTAAGTGATGTTGGAATTGCGATGGGGGGATTGGGAAGCGATGTTGCCATTGAAACCGCAGACGTTATTATACAAACCGACCAACCTAGCAAAATTGCTCGAGCCATTAAAATAGGGCGCTCCACACGTAAAATTGTATGGCAGAATATTGGTTTGGCCTTCGGAGTAAAAATAATTGTACTTATTTTAGGGGCCGGTGGCTTGGCCACTATGTGGGAAGCCGTTTTTGCCGATGTTGGGGTAGCTTTATTGGCGATTTTAAATGCAATTAGACTTCAGAAAATGGAATGGAAATAA
- a CDS encoding TolC family protein, translating into MAIQFLLENENFMLQKDSLNNPRLAYFGQQIEISQLERKIEQARLLPDLSIGYFNQSSNGPGQNLAGDRVIYDSSDRFSGVLFGISLPIWARPQLSKIKAEKFKTKEREATYQAISNKMNTQYVVLQERLAQLQTSLESYSEYALPQAKLIFK; encoded by the coding sequence ATGGCAATACAGTTTTTGTTGGAAAATGAAAATTTCATGCTTCAAAAAGATTCGTTAAATAATCCAAGACTTGCTTATTTTGGACAACAAATAGAAATCTCACAATTAGAAAGAAAAATAGAACAAGCGAGGCTTTTACCAGATTTAAGCATTGGATATTTTAACCAATCTTCCAATGGCCCAGGACAAAATTTAGCGGGAGATCGGGTAATATATGATTCTTCCGATAGGTTTTCTGGAGTATTATTTGGAATTTCCCTTCCTATCTGGGCACGACCGCAACTCTCTAAAATTAAAGCAGAAAAATTTAAAACCAAAGAAAGGGAAGCAACCTACCAAGCGATAAGCAATAAAATGAATACCCAATATGTGGTTTTACAGGAAAGATTGGCACAGCTTCAAACAAGCCTAGAATCTTACAGTGAATATGCGCTTCCGCAGGCCAAACTTATTTTTAAATAG
- a CDS encoding efflux RND transporter periplasmic adaptor subunit, which yields MAGCGESSSEEKTGEKAGQHSEENENHIELTNEQLKNTNIVIGKAEMRSLGSEISVNGMIDVPPQGNISINIPYGGFLKYTEMLPGTKVKKGQLLAVIENPMLIGVNLKNLKAGKISSTVNIYSPVTGQVREVFSNIGKYVGPENIIMDVTDSKDLHVELTVYESDILKVQTGQKIRFNLANKPESWKEAEVYLIGSGVRDDRSITVHGHLSKEYEDLWPGMFVNARIETGTSDSYTLLENAVVRFNMKNYIFISKGSNKKDGVEKHNFEMVEVKTGSSEAGIIQISTVEQELDFKKVAKVVKDANTLLATAKNSENEDGHAH from the coding sequence ATGGCGGGTTGTGGGGAATCTTCTTCAGAAGAAAAAACAGGTGAGAAAGCAGGGCAACATTCAGAAGAGAATGAAAATCATATAGAACTCACAAACGAGCAACTTAAGAACACCAATATTGTAATTGGTAAAGCCGAAATGCGATCGTTGGGAAGTGAGATTAGCGTGAATGGAATGATAGATGTTCCACCACAAGGAAATATCTCCATTAATATCCCTTACGGTGGCTTTCTAAAATACACAGAAATGTTGCCTGGAACCAAGGTGAAAAAGGGACAATTATTAGCAGTTATAGAAAATCCTATGTTAATAGGAGTCAATTTAAAAAATTTGAAAGCCGGTAAAATTAGCTCAACAGTGAATATTTATTCCCCGGTTACCGGCCAGGTTCGTGAAGTTTTTAGCAATATAGGGAAATATGTAGGACCCGAAAACATTATCATGGATGTTACAGATTCTAAAGATCTTCATGTAGAACTTACGGTATATGAAAGTGATATATTAAAAGTACAAACAGGTCAGAAAATAAGATTTAATTTGGCCAATAAACCTGAAAGTTGGAAAGAAGCTGAGGTATATTTGATTGGAAGTGGTGTTCGGGACGACAGAAGTATTACGGTGCATGGTCATTTATCCAAGGAATATGAAGATCTATGGCCTGGTATGTTTGTGAATGCAAGGATCGAGACGGGAACTTCAGATAGTTATACGCTTCTGGAGAATGCTGTAGTGCGGTTTAATATGAAAAACTATATTTTTATTAGTAAAGGCAGCAATAAAAAAGATGGCGTTGAAAAGCATAACTTTGAAATGGTAGAGGTGAAAACTGGTTCCTCTGAAGCAGGAATAATTCAAATAAGCACAGTGGAGCAGGAGCTTGATTTTAAGAAGGTTGCTAAAGTGGTGAAAGATGCAAATACCTTGCTAGCCACAGCTAAAAACAGTGAAAATGAGGACGGGCATGCTCACTAA
- a CDS encoding DUF3108 domain-containing protein gives MKNRFTIFCLLVLLLPLSSFSQKAFQDGEWFKFRIHYGPFNASYATISVNETNLNNKKVYHIVGKGKSTGLLHLFFKVDDNYESYFDKRTGLPYRFIRKIDEGGHTKDIEIEFDQENNKAEVFDKKHGENNTYTTQENVHDMLSAFYFIRNNINSNSLRAGDEINLNMFFDKENHDFKLKFLGKEVLITKFGKIATLKFRPYVMAGRVFKEKESLTFWISDDKNKIPIKIEADLAVGSLAADLDEFKGLKHQLKIIMN, from the coding sequence ATGAAAAATAGATTTACAATTTTTTGCCTACTTGTATTATTGTTGCCGTTAAGTTCATTTTCCCAGAAAGCTTTTCAAGATGGGGAATGGTTCAAGTTCAGGATTCATTATGGCCCTTTTAATGCCAGTTATGCTACCATTAGCGTAAATGAAACCAATCTAAACAATAAAAAAGTATACCATATAGTAGGCAAGGGGAAATCTACTGGCTTGTTACATTTGTTTTTTAAGGTAGATGATAATTATGAATCCTATTTCGATAAGAGAACGGGGTTACCATACAGGTTCATTCGAAAAATAGATGAAGGAGGGCATACTAAAGACATTGAAATTGAGTTTGACCAAGAAAACAACAAGGCTGAAGTATTTGACAAAAAACACGGAGAAAACAATACCTATACTACACAGGAAAATGTGCACGATATGTTATCTGCATTTTATTTTATTCGAAACAACATTAATTCAAACAGCTTAAGAGCAGGGGATGAGATCAATTTAAATATGTTTTTTGATAAGGAAAACCATGATTTTAAATTAAAGTTCCTGGGAAAGGAAGTTTTGATCACAAAATTCGGTAAAATTGCCACTTTAAAATTCCGGCCGTATGTTATGGCAGGAAGAGTTTTTAAAGAGAAAGAAAGCCTTACTTTTTGGATAAGCGATGATAAAAACAAGATTCCGATAAAAATTGAAGCAGATCTTGCGGTGGGCTCACTCGCGGCAGATTTAGATGAATTTAAGGGATTAAAGCATCAATTAAAAATTATAATGAATTAA
- the hppD gene encoding 4-hydroxyphenylpyruvate dioxygenase — MSTDNTSLHLEKKVPQAEDFLPLLGTDFVELYVGNAKQAAYYYQHAWGFQPVAYSGLETGKKDSVSYVLQQDKIRIVLTSPLQPEGPINEHINKHGDGVKVVALWVDDAKKSYEETTKRGAKSYLEPYVVEDENGSVVLSGIHTYGETVHVFVERKNYSGPFLPGYKVYAPKLKTEPTGLKFIDHMVGNVGWNEMNKWCEFYAKVMGFAQLVSFDDKDISTDYTALMSKVMSNGNGRIKFPINEPAEGKKKSQIEEYIDFYNGAGVQHIALATDNIIDTVTKLRNRGVEFLYVPASYYDTVLDRVGEIDEDLEPLKELGVLIDRDDEGYLLQIFTKPVLDRPTMFFEIIQRKGAQSFGKGNFKALFEAIEREQELRGTL, encoded by the coding sequence ATGAGCACAGATAACACCTCTTTACACTTAGAAAAAAAAGTCCCACAAGCAGAAGATTTCCTGCCATTATTGGGAACAGATTTCGTTGAGCTTTATGTCGGGAATGCCAAGCAAGCAGCCTATTACTATCAGCATGCGTGGGGCTTTCAGCCAGTAGCATATTCAGGATTGGAAACGGGAAAAAAAGATAGCGTTTCCTATGTGTTGCAGCAAGATAAAATTAGAATAGTACTTACCTCTCCTTTGCAGCCAGAAGGGCCAATAAATGAGCATATCAATAAACATGGCGATGGGGTTAAAGTAGTGGCACTTTGGGTAGATGATGCTAAAAAAAGTTATGAAGAAACCACAAAGCGTGGCGCTAAATCTTACTTAGAACCTTATGTAGTGGAAGATGAAAATGGTTCGGTGGTTTTATCTGGGATTCATACCTATGGGGAAACCGTGCATGTTTTTGTTGAGCGAAAAAATTATTCAGGTCCTTTTTTGCCTGGTTATAAAGTATATGCGCCCAAACTTAAAACAGAACCAACCGGCTTGAAATTCATAGATCATATGGTAGGGAATGTAGGCTGGAACGAAATGAACAAATGGTGTGAATTCTATGCGAAAGTGATGGGCTTTGCACAGTTGGTTTCTTTTGACGACAAAGACATCTCCACAGACTATACGGCTCTAATGAGCAAGGTAATGAGCAACGGAAATGGACGAATAAAATTCCCTATCAACGAGCCGGCAGAAGGAAAGAAAAAATCACAAATAGAAGAATATATAGATTTCTATAATGGGGCAGGGGTGCAACATATTGCCTTGGCAACAGATAATATTATAGACACGGTAACAAAACTTAGAAACAGGGGGGTGGAATTCCTTTATGTTCCAGCATCTTACTACGATACCGTTTTGGACAGGGTAGGGGAAATAGATGAAGACCTTGAGCCACTAAAAGAGCTTGGGGTTTTAATAGATCGGGATGACGAAGGATATCTTTTACAGATCTTCACGAAGCCCGTTTTGGACCGCCCAACGATGTTTTTTGAGATCATTCAACGAAAAGGCGCACAATCTTTTGGAAAAGGAAATTTTAAAGCCTTATTTGAGGCTATAGAGAGGGAGCAGGAATTGCGGGGAACGCTATAA